The sequence TAGACACAACTCAGGGATTCTCTCAATTCTGATGTTTTTGTCGTCATACCTGATTCTTCTCTGACATTAGGAAGTCCAgctttcctccaggaagccccagTTCTATGAAAGTCTTTACCAGGCGGAGGTCTGCACTGTTCCCTAAAAACAACAGATAACCCCACCCCAGACCCATAGTTACTTATATGAAAATGGACACATGAGGGATTTAGgtctccctcttctcccatttttctttttttcttttcttttcttttctttctttttttttttttttagttaagcagataataaaaacaatgaaaacaaatccAACCTAGTGGTCCTACGCTCCACCCCCTCAAGCCCTATCCCCTGGCACCCTGGCACAAGGTCAGGACCTTTCTAGTAGTCCTATCTCCCTGGACGTACTCACTGATCTACAAACATGTGGTTCATGAACATTCCACACACAGCTGCAAGCacactgcctcctcctcttccacagcCAGTTCTGTTCACTGAGGACATTCTGCATATGGTACCACTTGATGGCTGACATGGCGTAACTGACATGTCATGTCCCATCTTCAATTTCCTGATTAATAAAAAGACTAGTTCTGCTACCTACAAGCAGCCATCAAGCCCCTCAGATGGGCCAGTTAGGGCACAGGTTTGTGCAATAAAATAACTGCCCTTAGGACCAGGAGTTATGAATGTGCCAGCTCCATGGATGCCATCTGCTCCACAGTGACCACCAGGATGGAGGAGTAACAGCTGAGGAATCTAAGAGGCCACTGCTCATAGAAGAGCATCCTTGTAGTGTCTGAAGTAAAAATCATGTGGAGAATGGATCCGCTATAACCCCAAAAGCTTCTTATTCAAGGATGGTTAAGTGTACACTTCATGTAGGCTCTAGGGTTCAGTTGCATCCTCCTGAATTTTTGACCTATTCCTCAGATGGATCCCTGTAGAGTCAAGAGTTAGAAGCTACTTATTGGACAGACAGGGAACCTACTTTACCAAACAACCAGAGTTTCAAAGTAGTTCGTAAACAATATTACTTACAGTGCTATAACCATAAGCTATATCTTTAGAAGTGATATCATTTACAAACAACTTTTATCATTCTTCCTGAAACTAACAACTGACTCAAAAGATGGTGGAAATGCCACATGGAATTTGGGAGAACTACAGGCATTTGAGGGTATCCCTAACCATTAAGGATGACCCGATATACCCAAACACCTCATGCGATGGTGGCCCAGTAGAGCACATGCCCAAAACTTGTGGAGTCACAGTCACAAAATGCTCGTGTTATTATGGGCAAggtttctattttgtgtttttaagttaaattttattctttctgttcatttctgaTAATAAATTAGGCTCTTTGGTCCTGCTGTTGTTCTTATTTAAAGCAACCTACTGACCTTCCAGGACCTGGCCTTAAAAGAAAAGTAGCGAGTGTTTATATTTAGCATAGTGAGTCTAAATAAGGAGCATTGGTGGCCCCTCTCCTTCAGCTACTGAGCAAGAGAGAACGCTCTGCAACTTGAAACTTTCTCAGAAAATACCATTTGATAAGGTGTTACATTGAGACCATTTACAAGAATACCAATCTTCGGATTTTGGCACATCATGAGGAGTTGTGTGAATATTCATTAACTCTTATTAACTTCTTTAGTTCTCTGTTAATATAGTTATATCCTTGGAAGTGACATCAGAACAAGTGGGTCTAGTACAACTCTATAGAGTCTGGATATATATGTACCTTGAACCAGAGAAACAACCTTCAAAAGCACCTACGCGTGATATTGGTTGTCTCTTTGATGACTTTATGCCCAGGTGATAATGCCGTAATTGACAGCTCTGTTTTCTGACACAGCTCAGAGATGGATGAGGCTGCTCCATCTTTATAACCTCCTTGCTCAACATACATGgtggacaaaaataaaagtccatgGCCTGACAAGACTTCTCACTTTCATGAAGAAATGGAGagtctttctcattttaatgtaATATCAGATAAGTAGGAGGAGCACACTACTCATGAGTGACATGATGCTAAGTTTTCCATCGCACCTACATTGAAAGTACATCACGCTGATGAGTGAGAAGgtcattctttgtctttcttgcAGCACTGCTGATTGGAAGTCCCAGTTAAAAACAAGTATGTTTTCAGGGGCGCCttggcggctcagtcagttgagcatctgactcttgatttcagctcgggtcatgagaaggagctccacatggggctccacactcagtgaggagtctgagattcttctctgctggccctccccctgctttctctctctaaaataaataaatcaaaacaaaaacaaactccaCAGGTATGTCTTCATTAGCTtcttactttttaagaaagaaaatgagcctcAAGCCCAGTCTTCTGACAGTTGGGCCAAACTTCAAGAGGATTATTTTCATATCACTGTAATTATTTTTAGTGTTACACTCCCTGCTGGCCAACTGGTTCTAGTATTTCATTTGTGGTAGTgatttgaggtttcttttttttttaaataaattattcaaaaagtATTCCAATTTCAGTACAAATTTTGAAATCCTAGTACTTGGTACCTGGGTGGGGTAAAATTAGGGAAAGATATGCGGACTGTTGGGCCTTGGAAGCACTGATGTCAATGCTGAGTGGGGACAACTcaccagagagagaaagcctgGGGTCCCTAGGCACAATGGTGTGAGATGGCAAACGTCCCTGAGAAAGACGCAGAGTTGATATAATGAGAGGAGCGAAAGGGGAGGAGATGATAGTGGGGAAGGTTAGAATACAGGAGCTTTCTaaaaggcttattttattttctgagagctACAAAAAAAGGTTTTTGGTAACAGACTGGCATGACCAGATCTGGTAAGATTTTTAACAGATGACTCAAACAGCGATGGGGATGAAGGTTTGGATGGGGAAAGAGATGAATTTGTTGGCATAAGGCAGAATGAAACCCTGGTCTTGGGAGTCTGTCAGTTGGGTTTTAACCTTGGCTCAACCACATTAACTAAGGGAACTTACACAAGTTAGTTAGCTGCCCTTTTACTCAGTTTCCCCAGTTATAATGGGACCATAATACCACCTACTTTGCAGGGCTATTGTGAGGATCATTGACATTAATATATGTTAAGCatttagaatggtgcctggcccCTGGTGACAGATATGCCATTGCTGCTGCTctttctcatcttcctcctcttcttcatctaGAATGTATTATTTACCACTGGATTATTTGACACTTGACCAAATAGACCTGTTGATTGAGTGTCCCGGTTTCCAAGGCATAAAGCCAGACAATTACATGCATTAGCCCCTGGATTGGGAATTAAGAACATTGTGTCCTGGAAGCATAGCACACCACCACTCCCTAATAACTTATCACCAGAAGACTGTGACCACAGGTTTTGCCACTCATCACCCAGGAAGGCCTAAAGAAGTCCTTTCCTTTATCTGACATTAGTTATGCATTGGAGTCCATATAAAGTGGATGTGAAGACTTTTCCAGAAATCATGTTCCACATTCCAGTTTGCAGATCAATTATGATGTAAACTTGAGCTTGAGGAGAACTCAGATGCCCTGTATCTCCAGCTGCTCTGATTGCTGTCTTTAACCAGTTAGGGTGAGGCTGGAATTCACAAGGGGAAAGAGGACTAAGGGTTTGACTTTGGTCCAGGCTGAGTTGGGACCTCAAGATCTTCTGGCAGAGCTAAGTTCCGTATCTTACGGAGATTTTGGACTGACTGAGAAACCCTAAGAAATCTGACAGTGGGGACTAGGTCCTTTGGAGAGTGGGACAAGCAGGAGCCCTTcctgctcccttctctcctcccctggaCCTCTACAGGACTGGTAGATAGTTCTTTTGTAGCATTCAGCTCTCAGTCCATATTTGCCGATCtcacaaaattaagaattttttaaggtCAGGAACCATGTTGGGTCTCTGCAATCCCAGAACTTGGTACAGTATCTGACATACAAAAATTGCCTCATAagtgagaaatgaataaaaataggcAACGAAACAGTTTCGGCCACTAACCCACGTCCCTTCCAAATgaattcatgcattcattccacTCTGTTTCTTCCCTTGTGCTTTTGACACATGGGTTCCATTAACCCATACACTCTATTCATGCTCCCATTAACATTTTCATCCCAAtaatccacccatccatccatccacccatccagcCACCTaatcacccacccacccatccatccatccacctatccactccagtctttattttatttttgttcattagtttcattaattattcattccaatatttatttattccatatatTCCTTCACTGCTTTATTGCATTCATTTATGAATTTCATTTACTCAACAGATTATTGTGCCAGAGAGATATCTTCCTTGGGAACAAGGCCAGGCCATTTCCCTAGACCTAGCACGCTGCCATCCCATGGTTGCTAATAACACTATTAAGTGAATACCTgacttaatttataaatgttaaaaactgTGTATAATACAGAATTTTGAGGTGGAAACCTTTTTGGCACTCACCATCTAGGCCATGGACACAGACTACCAGGTGAATCCCATCTTccaaattttcttcctcttcctctggtgGGAAATACGGTATATCAGAAGCTAGTACAGATAAGTCACTGTACAGAAATCCATCaatcttcagttcttttttaaatttttctttggccTGATAAAAACTGGAGAATACACTAATTAATCAGAAGCCACACTGTGTATGCCGTGTTGAGCAGGAGATGAGTTGAGGTGGCTGGGATGCGGGAGAGATGAATATCTACAAGGAAGTATCTGCGAGCAACAAAGGCAGAATAGGAGGCTGCAGGAGATGCTGGTGAGGGAAGCATTTTCTCAACAAGGAGATAGGAAAGCATTCCAGGAAAAGTTTTGTTGGTTTGGGTTCTGCAGATTTCTATGTggttcctgcatggagcaggACTTCTATGATTCCATTCAGCTCCCAGGATCCatcaatcctaaaaaaaagatcTCCCCAGAGTGAAAGCTTCTTAAAGTGGCCCACAAGGCTACCATGGCTtggcctccacccacttcccAGCAGCATCTCCCCACCTCCAAAGAGAACACATTTCTCATGATTCCCTGCTTGAATTCAGTTTGCTTATTTTGGTGCCTTTGTGCATTCAAATCTCTCTGAAATGCGTTTTCCCCAGGGTTACCACAATCTTTGCCTGATTATTGGACAAGGTGGTAAGAGCACAGACTCAGGAGTCTGACTGCTAAGGTTAGAATCTCAGCTTTGACCCTTACTAGCTGTGGACTGACCACTTAACTTCTCTGCACTGAATGTCCTCATTTGTAGAAGGGGAATACACCATTATCTAATCCACAAAGTTATTTTGTGTGTTAATTGATATAGTCTATGCAAAAATGCTTAGAATGGTACTCAAAACTgattaaatagtaaaaaaaaaattatctgttacCAGccttatcaccatcatcattctcaccatcatcaccatcccaTTACCATCCCCATCATCATCCTCACCACTGTGTCTCATATTTGCTAGGCAGCCACCTCTAAAAGGTTCCCCCAGGCCACCGTCTCTAGGCTCACTCGGTGTCCCCAGCCAGATCGGTTCCTTCTATTTCCAGCTCAGCTGCACACACACAAGAACCCTCCTGTTTACCCAACTACCCTTGTTCActtctctcactttctgtctccCTATTAGGCTGGAAGTACAGTAACAGCCAAGACCCCACAGCCAAGCATTGGGCAGTGCTTGCAGTCTACTGCAATTATTAAATTGATCCCATGAGCATAATAGGTACTTAATGTTCTTTATAAAGCAAGGGACCCAAAGTTTACCTGCCTGTGCAATCTCTTTCATGGGTATCATTAATATGTACCTCTTCAGCATTTTgcagaaaagtaataaaatgattcTATAACATAATTAATCAAATGTAGAGTTTATAGATGAGGGAGCGATAATGAATGCAAATGTAAGGCAAAGATTAAGGGATGGATTTTGGCATGGCAAAAGAACTGATACACGTAAGACCTGCACAAAGGGGCCGAGCAGACAAATCTGCTAAGGGCCCAAAGGCCCTTAGAGAACTGCCCTCTCAAAATGTGCAAAGACAGAGGTATTATGACACTCAAAACAGAGTTATCATCacaaaaactgggggaaaaaaccccTCAAATGTCCCTTTTTAAAGGAGTTTGTTAATAAATCATGGTACATCTATATGATGGAATATGGTTTAAACATTAAAGTGATAAcgcaaaaataaatttacaagtaAAGAAATGTTCCCAATACATTAAGTTGAAAAAAACCTTACAGTTTGTACACAACTATCCTATTTTTGCATAAGAGGACTAGATAGAGATGTAAATAGAAACAAGTGTAGGACGACTTACGCAGTGGCTGTATTTGAGAGATGGGCTTACTGATAGTTTTTACTTATACTATTCTGTATCTCTGATTTGTAGGACATAAGTATATTACTTTATCTGAACCAGGAAATAACTCCTATCTCAAGGTTGAAATAGTATGCATGAAATtgagaaatatgtgggaaatgtAAAACTGTGCTGGGGAGGGTAAGCCAGCCATCAGCTTACCTATACATCCTTTCACTGACTTCTTCCTCCAACTTGCTGGAATGGGCAGAAACAACTCCAAAGGAACCCAAAGGCTGATGAGTGATGGGCAACGGGGTCTGTTTGGAGGCGAATCCAGCCCGGGCAGGGGTCTCCTTGGGCAcggaggagaaaggaagacacGTGGCAGTGCAAGACACAGACAGGTTGACGACCTCCACGGCTTTCAGGCTGTCCAGAGTGAAGGTCTCTGCAGGGGTCAGGTGGGACACCATGACGGAAGTGACTGCCCTTGGTTCTTGGGTTCCTAAAAGCTGGGAGTTAATGGAGTGAGTCACAGTGGAGCACACAGTGCCTGCTTCATGTCCGGCCTCCAGAGGAGCTTGAGATCCTTTGCTAAATGCTGCATCATCAATGATGCAAGGTGAGCTGCTCTGCTCGCCTGTTGAACCCAGGTCACTGGCATTAGCGGCTGCTGTACAGCTCCATTCAGGCACCTTATGGTGGGCGACAGTCTCATCATCTGAGATGCTGCTGTCGGAAAGagctcctttctccacattcaaGTCTTCAGGCATGCCCTTTGGAGTCTCCATTAGTACTCCAGGACAAGATCCATTCTGAGGGTTTTCAAGTGCTATGACACGTGGTATTTCTAAATTAAGACCTTTGGTTTCAATGTCTGGAGGGTTCTCAGTCCTGCCATCAAGACAACAAGGTCCTTGAGGATCAAATTGACTGTCTTTACCTTTGGGGATGTCTATGTAACCAGGGCCCTGCTGGTTGTCAGCACCTGAAACCACCTGCCCAGGGAAAGAGTCTGTCCCGGCACCTGGGGAGTCTATGCTCTTGATGGGTATGGCTGACCTTTCAGCAAGACCTCCACGTTGCTGCATCGTGTCCGTGTCTTCAGAGGACTCCTCTGGGCTACTGATCTGGGGTGCAGACACAGACTTGGTCAACTTGGTGTTGGCCAACTCCCGCTCTTCCTCCTCAAAAGGCAAAGAGCTAATGGAGGTGAGAGATGCCTGGATCCCACTTGGCAAACTCGTATTGCTCTCTGTGTGTCCACCCTCTAAGGAGTTCCTGTGCAGGGCATGTCGTCGAACCAGATGGTGCAAGACTTCTCGATCACTGGGTAACTCCAGGGCCCTGCTTCGTGCCTCGGACCAGGCAACAGAGCTTGGCTCGCTCTCAATGCCTGAATCAGAGATGATGGAAGAGGACCTCTTGATGACCCCAGAGAGCACCGACACTTCCTCCTGTTCCTCTGCATGAGGGTCCTTTGGGGAAGCCCTAACATCCAAGGGATCCCTCAAAGTGGAGTTTAGTGGATCACAGGGCTCAGAGGGGATGAGCTTTAGACTTAGCAGCACCACCTTGCCCTCCTGGTCTGCAACCTTTCCTAGAGTACTTAACTCATGGAGTGTTGTTTTCTCCAAAATGATGGCATTTGGACGACTTCCACCTGCTATGTCTTTGCCTGGCACAGTTCTGTCTGATTCATAGTTATCTTGAGAGTGCCCACTCTCATGCTGAGCACTAATGACCACTGTGGGTTCAGCACTGCAAGGCTTCTTATTGCTAGATTTCACATCAATGTAGGTGAGTACTGGGGCCTGGCCATCCTCTGGACCTGGACTCCTTCTGGGCAGGTCCTCATCTGCCAGTGGATGTGTTCCAACATCAGACCTCTGGCCAGTCCAACATTCATCTTCAGGCAGATCTGCCTTGTTCTGGAACTCACCAATTGTCAGATACACCTGAGATTTGGAGCACACATCCACATGTTTTGGTGTGGTTATGCTATTGTCTGGCTCTGGACACCTAGTAACTTCCTCATCAGAGTCCATCTGAAGTGGTTTCATGGTGGGCAAGACAAGGTCTTCCCTAAAAggtgattttctatttataatagcgttctcttctgtgtcttttagATTCATTATTGCAGGACTTGTTGGAACATCAAAATTAGGGTAAACACTCAAATTGCACcctacaaaaagaagaaagaaaaatgtactgTAGTTTAAGAAACTATGTCCACAAACTATCCCAAAGCCTGactgtataataaaaaaataaaaaaaaaattggctgaaCTTTGCTCCTGGTTCCTGGGGGACAACCTCTGAATTTGGGAAATTTCCCATTTGATGGAAATGTCTTTGTTATTGGTGGCAAGCCTTAAAAGCTTATACTAACCAGGTGACTCATGATGAGTCCTTTAATAGTTTGTACTAAGGAGATGACTCAGGATGGGGGCTTGCCATGCCAGAAAGACCAATTATTCGGTTGGGGCTTTGAGCCAGGTGGTACCAGTACAACATCTGGGAAGAGTGGTTCAATCATGTGGCCAATGATTCAACCAACCATACCCACATAATGAAACCCCAATAAAAACTGGATAGTTGGGCTTGAGTAAACTTCCATTGGGCAATACACATTGATTCACCAGGATGACCAGCTCTGGAGACATGGGATCTTCATATTTGGGACCCTTTCATACTTTGCCATATAGGTGTCTTCTTTTggctggtttttatttgtatcctttataTTAAAACTGTAATCATAGGCAAagcactttcctgagttctggGAATTGTTCTAGCAAGTCATCAAACCGGAGGGGGTGGTGGTACCTTCTGAATTGGTAGCCAGTTGGTCAGGAGAGCAGATGGCCTAGGAACCCCCAAGCTTCTGTCTGATATGAGGGTGGTCTTATCAGAGGCTGTGCCTTTAACCTATTTGACCTAACACTAGGTAATCAGTGTCAGAATCGTCTTGCACTAatgcaaaactgtaaaatactgTAATTCATGATttgccttttacttattttatttttttaagatttttatttatttattcatgagacacagagagagagagagagagagagaaagagagagagagagaggcatagacataggcagagggagaagcaggccccatacagggagcccaacgcgggactcgatcctgggactccaggatcatactctggccgaaggcaggcgccaaaccgctgaaccacccagggatcccgtgtctTTTACTTAATAAAAGTTCTTAAcaattcttataaatattaaagaatttctCTACATCACGTAGCATTTACAGTGTGGAAAGAGCTTTGGAGCTAGGAAGGCCTGCTTTCTCATCTTGACACTGGCAACCCCCAGCCGTGAGGCCTTAGACAATGATGGAACTTAAATActtaagtttttttcccccccattcAAGCTCACTTTCCTCAACTCTAAGATGGGCAAATTCATAGCAACCAGCAGGCTTCACAGACACAGCTCACAGGAGAGTCATGATATGAACTGCCACACATGGAGAAGACAGAGTCCTGCTTTCTGTAGAGAAACCCTCCAAGCTTGAGCTCTGTCACCAGGACAATTATCCTGCACGGCATTCAGACCACAGAAGTTCCCAGATCACTCTGATCTTCCTGGTAGGATGGTGGGGGTCAAAGCATGaccttctttctcttatttttctttagggTAAACTATTACCTCTTTCATCCTATCTctccatctgttctctcttttcttttgtctcctcttctctcttcctcctcctggccctcctgcccctcctcctccagctcttcctcgccaaatctttctttttctctcccttctaaTAAATCATAACTGGAAGAAAACAAGTGTCTCCCATGTCTATCTCTAGCATATCTCTCCTGAAAAAGCCATCTGATATGTTATTCAATTTCCATGcacaccaaacacaaaaagagGGGACtgggcttttatttcatttaaaacctttaaatcgggatccctgggtggcgcagcaggtttagcgcctgcctttggcccagggcgcaatcctggagacccgggatcgaatcccacgacgggctccctgcatggagcctgcttctccctctgcctgtgtctctgcctctttctctctctctgtgactatcatgaataaataaataaaatctttaaaaaaataaaaaataaaataaaataaaacctttaaatccTTCAAATGGTTTTCATAGAAGTTAAAAGAGTATAACCATTCTTGGATGTTATGAAGTGAACCACTTACAAACCACATCTCCAGCTCACATTTTGGGATGATATTTATGACTGGGTCAAAGATTAGAACAAAGATTGGGAAAAAAACGGGTCTCTTCCTTATGTGGATATATTCTTTGCATCTTGAGAGATGAGCAAATGTCCCTTCCTCTGGGGGAGTTTCCCCATAGCTAACAGCAGGTTAGATGTCCCCTGAGCAAATTCCCAGCATCCCCTCTACACACATGGACTATCACATCACCACCACCATACAACGATCCACTTGTGCATTTCCTGTCTCCAATAGAGAGAAGGGTTATAATGTATGAATATTGGTGCGCCCACAGCTAACACCATGGGCTGCCACATAGTGAATtgtattcataaaatgaattgagaaTAGAACAGAAATGCAGTAGAACAAAGACTATTACTTTCACTAGATGTTTATGTTGGTTTGAAAAAACCACAGTGTCAATGTTATTTAATCCATGAATAAAACATTGGCACAGCTTTGCACAAAGCCCTATACTAGGCCATGGGTTAGGGAGAGGGCAAGTGGGATCGGTTATAACAATGAACTAGTCTCTGTCTCTAAGGGATTTTCAAAATATTGGGAAGCATACAAAGTACAGTGCACTTGGCTCTCCCACCCAAAGCACGTAGGTTGTATCCTAGAGAATATGAATTGGGTTCTTCAGAGAAGGAGATTATGAGTCATAGGAGGCAGGGAGACAGCAAAGGCAAAGACCAGAAAACTAGTGCATAGTCTAGTCAGGCATCAGTTAGATCCCATGTGGCTGGAGCAAGAGTGAACAAGGATGTCAAGTGGGCATGAGGTATAGGGAAGCCACGATATGGATGGACTCGAATGCTCTATGAACGAGGGGTCTGGTCTTTACATTATAGGCAACAGGAAGATTGGCAGATTCTTGAACGAAAAATGAAAGATGCCTCTGATTTGTCCTTGACAATTCAAGACAGGACACAGAAAGCCCAGCAAGGAAGCGGATTGTCAAAAATAGCAACACTAGTTTCACTACCACAACTATGGGGAAAATGAGAGTGGCATTGGGTCTAATTCAAAGAGAATGGCTTTAGTCAGATACTAGCTAATGGCATTAGCTGACATCCATTCATCACTTCCTTTGTGCCGGTCACTCCTAAGTGTCCTGTGGATGGATGTATCCACTGATCATGGCAGGCCTGCGGAATATAAATTACAATTCCTTTTGTCCAATTACACAGTCACTGATGGTCGGGGGGAAAAAATTCCAATTCAGGCAGCCTGGCCAATGGTTAAGGCCCTTGGGCAAAAAGTTCAATTGCCTTGGGACAGAGGAGTGGGGGGGTACCTGGGAGAAGCGATCACAGACCATATAGACAGACTTTGcaagggcctggcacacagtaggtatcaAGCCACAGTACTATAGCAGACCGGGaataaatattcctattttaatGTGGAAATGGGactcttatttccatttcttcattacACTGCAACAATGGAATGCAAATCGCACGACCTCATTGCAAATTACATTAAGGTCACTAACCCCTGGAGGGAAAGGGAATTCATTCTTTATCTGCTGATGCTTTTGCTCTGGGATTAAAGTGTCATCAGAGCACATGGTGAAGGAATAAAGGTCAGGAAGAGTTTTGAGTGGGGAAATAGTCttgggaaagggaagggagaggtgaGAGATCTGTAGAGAGGAGTCTTGGGGAGACAGCCAACCCCCTCTGAGAGCAATTGTCTTGGGGTCTTTCTGGGAAGACAGGATCCTTTTGCTGGGGTCACAGACTCAAAGTTAAGTTCCCCGTCCCAAGCACtctgcagacacaggcagagatggaCAATACGAAGCTTCGAGGAACCTGCAGGGGCAGATGGCCTAGGAAAGGTGGCCCTCCAGCCACACCTAAGTCTAGGGCACCACCTTGGCGCGcagaggaggagggcagcccctGGCAGCCCCCGTAAGCCCAAGGTTGACTTCCCGGCTGGTGCTGCCGAAGGGAAGTTTCGGCTTCAGCTGGTATGaagatttataaaacataaagatataCAATACAATCGTACGCATGAGTCGCAGGAGTGAGATTTACGTCCATTGCGGTGTCATTCatatggaaaggaaaacagatcGGAAGACCTGCAACGAAGCCCAGTAGCAACACCCCAGGGTCCAATCGCTGGGGCTGATTGTAAATTTCTTCCCTCCCTATTCAAGGGTTCTGTAGCTACCTGATGTCACTGTAATGAAGACgagtgcacacgcacacacatggacacacacgcatacacatgcAGCCTGGGGTCAAGTGTTAAGCTCTTTGGACCAGCTGCTGAGGCCGCCATCTCTGGGGCGCGTACCTTCCAGCTGTCATACACAGCATTGACACTAGATGTCAGGGCACAGCTGAGAACCAGGAACATCCTTCCACCACAAAGCTGGACTGTCCTTGGAAGTCCACCTGGACTTTTAAAAGAGCCTACAAATCTCTGCCTGCAGAAACTCTGGAATTTAAGTGACACATCATTTAAACGATGGGTATCCCAACATCAGGGTTTGAA comes from Canis lupus familiaris isolate Mischka breed German Shepherd chromosome 13, alternate assembly UU_Cfam_GSD_1.0, whole genome shotgun sequence and encodes:
- the FAM135B gene encoding protein FAM135B isoform X1; this encodes MSEVQGTVEFSVELHKFYNVDLFQRGYYQIRVTLKVSSRIPHRLSASIAGQTDSSSLHSACAHENVVHSRVFQILYRNEEVPINDAVIFRAHLLLDGERVEEALSEVDFQLKVDLHFTDSEQQLRDVAGAPLISSRTLGLHFHPRRGLHHQVPVMFDYFHLSVISVTIHAALVALQQPLISFTRPGRGSWLGKGGPDTGPEQSSLSLENLVFGAGYCKPTSSEGSFYVPSENCMQHAHRWHRDLCFLLLHAYRGLRAYFLVIMRDIPELPHMELESLGVEETLSQLCSELQMLNNPEKIAEQISKDLAWLTSHLMALWTQFLDTVTLHSQVTTYLTQEHHTLRVRRFSEAFFYMEHQKLAVLTFQENLIQTHSQLSLDIRNSEYLTTMPPLPAECLDIDGDWNTLPVIFEDRYVDCPATGCNLSVYPNFDVPTSPAIMNLKDTEENAIINRKSPFREDLVLPTMKPLQMDSDEEVTRCPEPDNSITTPKHVDVCSKSQVYLTIGEFQNKADLPEDECWTGQRSDVGTHPLADEDLPRRSPGPEDGQAPVLTYIDVKSSNKKPCSAEPTVVISAQHESGHSQDNYESDRTVPGKDIAGGSRPNAIILEKTTLHELSTLGKVADQEGKVVLLSLKLIPSEPCDPLNSTLRDPLDVRASPKDPHAEEQEEVSVLSGVIKRSSSIISDSGIESEPSSVAWSEARSRALELPSDREVLHHLVRRHALHRNSLEGGHTESNTSLPSGIQASLTSISSLPFEEEERELANTKLTKSVSAPQISSPEESSEDTDTMQQRGGLAERSAIPIKSIDSPGAGTDSFPGQVVSGADNQQGPGYIDIPKGKDSQFDPQGPCCLDGRTENPPDIETKGLNLEIPRVIALENPQNGSCPGVLMETPKGMPEDLNVEKGALSDSSISDDETVAHHKVPEWSCTAAANASDLGSTGEQSSSPCIIDDAAFSKGSQAPLEAGHEAGTVCSTVTHSINSQLLGTQEPRAVTSVMVSHLTPAETFTLDSLKAVEVVNLSVSCTATCLPFSSVPKETPARAGFASKQTPLPITHQPLGSFGVVSAHSSKLEEEVSERMYSFYQAKEKFKKELKIDGFLYSDLSVLASDIPYFPPEEEEENLEDGIHLVVCVHGLDGNSADLRLVKTFIELGLPGGKLDFLMSEKNQMDTFADFDTMTDRLLDEIIQHIQLYNLSISRISFIGHSLGNIIIRSVLTRPRFRYYLNKLHTFLSLSGPHLGTLYNNSTLVSTGLWLMQKLKKSGSLLQLTFRDNADLRKCFLYQLSQKTGLQYFKNVVLVASPQDRYVPFHSARIEMCKTALKDRHTGPVYAEMINNLLRPLVEAKDCTLIRHNVFHALPNTANALIGRAAHIAVLDSELFLEKFFLVAGLNYFK
- the FAM135B gene encoding protein FAM135B isoform X3; the encoded protein is MQHAHRWHRDLCFLLLHAYRGLRAYFLVIMRDIPELPHMELESLGVEETLSQLCSELQMLNNPEKIAEQISKDLAWLTSHLMALWTQFLDTVTLHSQVTTYLTQEHHTLRVRRFSEAFFYMEHQKLAVLTFQENLIQTHSQLSLDIRNSEYLTTMPPLPAECLDIDGDWNTLPVIFEDRYVDCPATGCNLSVYPNFDVPTSPAIMNLKDTEENAIINRKSPFREDLVLPTMKPLQMDSDEEVTRCPEPDNSITTPKHVDVCSKSQVYLTIGEFQNKADLPEDECWTGQRSDVGTHPLADEDLPRRSPGPEDGQAPVLTYIDVKSSNKKPCSAEPTVVISAQHESGHSQDNYESDRTVPGKDIAGGSRPNAIILEKTTLHELSTLGKVADQEGKVVLLSLKLIPSEPCDPLNSTLRDPLDVRASPKDPHAEEQEEVSVLSGVIKRSSSIISDSGIESEPSSVAWSEARSRALELPSDREVLHHLVRRHALHRNSLEGGHTESNTSLPSGIQASLTSISSLPFEEEERELANTKLTKSVSAPQISSPEESSEDTDTMQQRGGLAERSAIPIKSIDSPGAGTDSFPGQVVSGADNQQGPGYIDIPKGKDSQFDPQGPCCLDGRTENPPDIETKGLNLEIPRVIALENPQNGSCPGVLMETPKGMPEDLNVEKGALSDSSISDDETVAHHKVPEWSCTAAANASDLGSTGEQSSSPCIIDDAAFSKGSQAPLEAGHEAGTVCSTVTHSINSQLLGTQEPRAVTSVMVSHLTPAETFTLDSLKAVEVVNLSVSCTATCLPFSSVPKETPARAGFASKQTPLPITHQPLGSFGVVSAHSSKLEEEVSERMYSFYQAKEKFKKELKIDGFLYSDLSVLASDIPYFPPEEEEENLEDGIHLVVCVHGLDGNSADLRLVKTFIELGLPGGKLDFLMSEKNQMDTFADFDTMTDRLLDEIIQHIQLYNLSISRISFIGHSLGNIIIRSVLTRPRFRYYLNKLHTFLSLSGPHLGTLYNNSTLVSTGLWLMQKLKKSGSLLQLTFRDNADLRKCFLYQLSQKTGLQYFKNVVLVASPQDRYVPFHSARIEMCKTALKDRHTGPVYAEMINNLLRPLVEAKDCTLIRHNVFHALPNTANALIGRAAHIAVLDSELFLEKFFLVAGLNYFK